Proteins found in one Podarcis muralis chromosome 5, rPodMur119.hap1.1, whole genome shotgun sequence genomic segment:
- the LOC114598350 gene encoding galanin receptor type 3-like, protein MDSNSSAGNGTSSVLSDLFLHYSRNVFAVLYVLFFLLGMPGNGLLLWILFRGLQRKSGSHISRLTEPLFLNIVILDLLFLLYNAPVMFGNILFRDWRLGRLLCVTNHSFSMWVSFAAFYSMLAIALLRYTAILHPMRVMPISQKQIAIACGLIWVTCLIFSTPLWINYEIIHVEGQTYCVNQMAWKEVNLYLRLLGGVGFLPPTLLMVFCYLRIICTLKVRRGLSMHTASSLQVNWRASVMALVTMATLVVMWLPYWLVIFFIKYDQLLTTAPMYLAYHLTSLLAFANRCINPMICFCLSFQFQARLRNLFRRVGKGIRQVGPIHLGKIEVLGST, encoded by the coding sequence ATGGACTCCAATTCCAGTGCAGGGAATGGCACCAGCTCTGTCTTGAGCGACCTTTTCCTCCATTATAGCAGGAATGTGTTTGCTGTCCTCTatgtcctcttcttcctcctgggcatgcCCGGAAATGGCTTGCTGCTCTGGATCCTTTTCCGAGGTCTCCAAAGAAAGAGCGGCAGCCACATCTCACGCCTGACGGAGCCTCTCTTCCTCAACATCGTGATCctggacctcctcttcctcctctacaATGCCCCTGTGATGTTTGGCAACATCCTTTTCAGGGACTGGCGCCTGGGCCGCCTGCTGTGCGTCACCAACCACAGCTTCTCCATGTGGGTCTCCTTTGCTGCCTTCTATAGCATGCTGGCCATCGCGCTGCTTCGCTATACGGCTATCCTCCACCCTATGAGAGTGATGCCCATCTCCCAAAAGCAGATAGCTATCGCTTGCGGGCTAATCTGGGTGACCTGCCTTATATTCTCCACTCCTCTCTGGATTAATTATGAGATCATTCACGTGGAGGGGCAGACATATTGTGTGAACCAAATGGCATGGAAGGAAGTTAACCTTTACCTGCGGCTCCTGGGAGGGGTGGGCTTCCTGCCTCCCACATTGCTGATGGTTTTCTGCTACTTGAGGATCATCTGTACCCTCAAGGTTAGGAGGGGGCTCTCTATGCACACAGCCTCCAGCCTGCAAGTGAACTGGCGAGcttcagtgatggctttggtcacCATGGCGACCCTGGTGGTCATGTGGCTCCCATATTGGCTGGTGATTTTCTTTATCAAGTACGACCAGTTGCTAACCACAGCCCCTATGTACTTGGCTTATCACCTGACGTCTCTCCTGGCCTTCGCCAACCGCTGCATTAACCCCATGATCTGCTTCTGCCTTTCTTTCCAGTTCCAGGCCAGGCTGAGAAACCTCTTTAGGCGGGTAGGAAAGGGAATTCGTCAAGTAGGTCCTATCCATTTGGGTAAGATAGAAGTGTTAGGTAGCACGTGA